The genomic DNA agcaaacatccacctactctgggcacctggacacacagatatagttggaaacgaaagagcagactacctagcaaaagaagcaaccaaagaggaccccagatcaacaacaaagagcattgcctacctaggcacgacaatcaaaaggatacaacaaacggaacaacgccaagagtatgagaaatacaaagcaagagcaaccgctctaaacaaagctacctactcagccaaataccctcttaaaatcagcaaaaccatccaaatgccacagaacacgaaaagagtaacctctagcgccttctactctcttaagctaggacacggatacttcaactcctacctaaagagatttaagaaacgagactctaatcgctgcacctgccaaaacatccaaacgccagaacacctactactgtactgtcatctatacaaagaccatcgaaaaacgctcctacaaacaatcaaacatcgcccagtcacactaccactactactccacactagtataggtatagaagcaaccctagcttttatcactagcaccagaataggaacaagaaaatggtacctaggacagccaccagaagacctacagagagacactgtataaaactaaaaccacaaccctctcctttgccacaagagcccgctgatacatctctttctacttatcaaactgctctttagcacctggcaacaaacagatacaagctatcttttgtagaaaagccaaaaaccatattagcgaaccataccagaaaaccatgtaaattagaaaaaccaagatagaacggccttcggccaaagtcctacatagtctctgactgaaaaaggactctaatggaataataataataataataataatactcttcttactctcttttctctatCTTACTGATCTATCGAGTAGATCTCTAGGATAGGAATCGATTTGGGAGACTAGAAAACAGCGAAAGAGTCAATTGTTGGTGTTTTTGGTTATCTTATCGATAAGGACTGGTCTGTGCGTTTTTGTTTTGGAAGATTGAACGCGTCTGAAGAATCTCGTTCTACTGGCTCTAACCCAGGGCGCTCAATGGTACGTTATAATATACCATTTTTTTGTTAGTGCTGAGAAGTACGCGTATGGCGGGTATATACTAGAACCAGGGGTTTATCCCATTAAACTTCAGGAGTACATCCCATTTTTAGTCTATAGTCGAAATTACTCCAAATTTAGACATATAACTCAGCATACGTAGACGCACAATCTGACGAATTTACAGCGCAGCAGACTATGTGGTTCAGGAGCTTAGGGTTTGGTGTTCTTGGTTAGGGTTACGCGTCTGGGGGGTCAGGAGGTCGCGAGGCTCGGCACCCCGCCGCGCGCGCGCCGCCGGAGTAAGCACCGAGAGAGCGATCAACAGCGCGTGTATATAAGAAGCCGAGTAGAACAGGTAGGCGTCGATATTTCAACATGTCTAAACCTAGCATCGAGTGCCAGTATTTCGAGCATGTGCCTGAGCACAGCGTAGCGGCATGCAGAGAGTGCAGATATGCAGTATGGCCAGATCAGATTGAGGGCCATCTACAGAAGCAGCATAAGGTTAGTTACAAGGAGGCTGAGGCAGTTGGACAGCAGGTTCGCAGCTGGGCTGGGTTAGTCCAGTACCCTAGTGAGCTCGAGGTGCCGACTGGTGCTCCAAAGCCTGTGCGGCaattgccagtgtatacagACGGGATGTTATGCCAATTTGACTCCAGCTGCTGCTATTATGTAGCAAGAAGTAAGGAGGCTATACGAAAGCATTGGCGTAAGGACCATCAAGGATGGTCAGCAGGGAAGAAGCGAGGGCGGCCAAGTCGAACCAGGCAGAAGAGCGTGCAGGCACATATGGATAAGGGGTaccggctggtccattgccaGCGATTATTCAGCAGCCGGCATGGATCGCAGTACTTTGAGGTCCAGGCACCCAGCCAGgatggagaaggccccgaaATCGTGCCCGTAGACGGGGCAGCAGCATGGGCGCGAGTGGGCGAGCAGATGGCCaaggcgtgggcagacatcgagaagcgggcgcagacgacgatccaggagggcgagcgcgacgaggtgaacccatggctggagcggacgcagtggttgccgtacctagtgggcatggagaggccggatttgttagcgtgcatcgaggagcccgtggcagagccagatgccaggcaggagcagcaggccgagccggtggaagcagcgatttgggcagccatggatggattggcgcggttcagccaggcatccattattgaccggattggcgtgtttatacggttggaggcaattcgcacagagatgcaccaaacccggttccagccgttacagccgtataTGGACAAGAACGCCATTGTCAAGCACACACGACCGTGGCAGCAGATGTTAATGTTTTTTGCACGCACACAGAAAGAGCACGGGTGGAAGAGCCCCAAGTATCGGTTTACGCGCCGGCAGCGAGAGGCATGGGAGGTGTTAATCGAACAGGCAAAGCGGAGCATAGagggagacgaagaagatgaagccgaggatatggacgaagagagagaagagctggacgaggagatgatggacgacatagacgaggcgatagaggtagctgaggaagagccaggtcagggagaaggccccgagcctaagaagttgtctaagatacagaaagcgtgtttggagttttgcattgcattacttaaccaccgcatcacccgtagagagtatgacagcccgctggtgtgcgcgttggcggtgctgggcgtcaaggaggacggatggaaggggccggagcagtacccgccgatattatcggcggtgatcaagatcgctcggtttatggtcgtgcagaagggactagaaatgtcagggcccgaggaggatagcggcgatgagacagacgacgacttagatgacagcgcgtacgagagcgggccaagccagcgacggcgtcccaaggggtgtttgcagttagtgcagaagatgatggaccggttcatggtgcgcggcagccatagccccatgcagtggatgttggatttgcggacgtatggattgaagatccattacaacactacaacccgcgggCATGTAGAGTGGACGAACGGCGACGAGCTGCTGTACAAAGAGCTGCATTTTAGCATGGCGCAGTTCCGCGGCATGGTACATGGGCTGGCTAGCGAGAGCCGGCGATTATTAACAGAGGAGTTAATGTTTAGCAGCAAGGCAGCGCCGGTGCCGGCAGTGCCATGGGAGAGCATACGTGACAACCCAACCGACGAGCGGCCAGGATGGAACTTTTTGAAGGATCATCGCACAAACATGCCCGTCAACGGCGAGAGGTGGTTATTTGAGCGGGTAGGCGAGAGCGCCAGCATCCGGagtcggttcatgaagcccgggacgcagtcaggggtagaccgacaggcaatagagcgatacatggaccgggtggtagaatttcgcgagaagctggcggtgttaatgcatataacgggtgggcagccagcgcgagggccagagctactgagcgtacggcatagcaacacagtgcaagggggcatcgcaatatattcatcgaggacggcatggtggtgtttgtgacacggtaccacaagggatacaaagtcagcggcgacgtcaagattatccatcgatatttgccgcgcgaggtgggcgagctggtagtgtggtatatgtggctggtgttgccgttccagcagcggctcgaggcgttggtgtgggagaaggaggcagtttcgtcgcatatgtggccagcagaccccagcggccgcaagtggacgaccgatcggctgcgggaggcgttgaagcgcgagagccggatcgcgatgggccaggagtggacgtttgccgggtaccgggagatggcgattggcatcagccggcggtttttgcgtggatcgacagcgttccaggcagatgagggcgaggagaataaggagtgggctgaggagcaggcaggagattcgattgccgacgagcaggcgggccatacgtcgcacgtggcgggactggtatacgcgcgagggatcatggagcagtcaggggccgtggcggataggcggcagcagttccgggcatcgagcacggattggcatagatttttgggcttccaggcaggcttggacgaccagagaagaagcagcaagcggaagagagcgccgtttgagagcgaggcagacgaggcaagggtggatcggtggcagcggctgaggaagatggacgcgagagcgcagctgaagcgcatgatgggcgaggaggccaagttccggggggtgcaggaggcagcgatcaaagccatcacagcaggcgagagtcccgtagtagcggtgatgccgacggggcaggcaagagcttgttgttcatgttgccggcgtgggcagagcagggcggcacgacggtggtggtagtgccgttgatcgcgttgcgtggcgacatggcacagcggtgcaagaagctagggatatcgtgcgtagagtggcagagtcggcgtccgccagacgcagcagcggtggtgttagtgacgcccgagtcggcagttggagaggaatttgcaacgtttttaaaccggctacgagcgacgcggcagctagatcggattattatcgacgagtgccatatcgtgttaaaccggcagtacacgttccgcaagcagatgcagcagctaggtaagctagtggctgtagagacgcagatggtcatgttaacagcaacgttgccacccagcgaggaggacgagttattccggcgaatgcattttgagcgtgggcaggtaagaatgtttagggcaccaacagcacggagcaacatagcgtaccgggtggtaagggtagagaaggagaggaagagacaggaggtagaggcaacggtgttggcgatggtacagcagaaggtccgaaagtataagagcggcaagattgtagtgtacggcaactcagtgccaaaggtcaaggggttagccgagaagctcaagtgccatgcgtatcatcaccacgcggttggcaaggcaagcatgttggaggagttcatgggcggcaagcagcgggtgattgtggcaaccagcgcgttgggcatgggagtggacgtgcccgatatccggtgcattgtccacatggattggccgtttagcgtgttggattacgcgcaggagagcgggcgagccgggcgagacggggagcggagcgaggccatcatgatggtgcaggacggcgagcagcgagcggcggatgacaagcagggggaggcggagcagcggttggtgcgagcatacgtcgaaggcatagacgaggcggcgacatgtagacgggtaatgttggacgggtatttagacaggcgcgaggccgagcgagctcggtgcgaggagggagaggagaggtgtgacgtatgcatgagagccgacggggaggagatggaggaggaggagatggaggaggaggagatggaggaggagatgaggaggagatggaggaggagatggaagagatggaggaggtggaggaggtggaggaggtggaggagatggaggtggtggaggtggccgagggcggcagcagcaacgaagaagaggcggagacattggagagggagcaagaagaggcgcggcaggcgtttaatcagcagcaacgagagcaaggcggcccgcgacagagattgatacagcagcggcagcaggagttcgccgacgtcgagtggctgcgtaggcagctggcgcaatggataaaccggtgtgggttatgcgaggcggtagggcaaggatcgagcgcacacgacgtacggcaatgttggcgacaggagagccagcggatcaaggagtcgattaagaggatggaagagacaattaagtttgagcgttattcgggctgtttttggtgtggagtgccgcaggagcagtgatcggaatggtctggtctggtctggtctgagggtacagaccagaccagaccaggtgcttacataaggaccggtccgaccagaccggtccgaccaacaagaccgccaagaatgaggctgaagcaaagaaggaagccgaggaaatgtgttttactactgactgtcaatctagtcgtcttcgttctcactatcctcgatatcgctgttcccctcagcttggggctttccataccaggcccggagacactcgcacgcttctataatatctgccttcagcctaccacggcgatcgacgatagtaagcttcgcgctactaaaaagacgttcgcattcatccgacataggcgagatcgcaaacatgtctagagcgaagcgagcgagatctcgttgggagtcgtagcgagatagccagtacgcaatagcctcattgcaacctgcctcttcgttatgaagccggtcagtagagatgtattgttcatacaaatcagttgtagaaactggagcgtctattcgaatgcgcttatgttcccgctggcgatcaaatgctgggtcaggatctctctccttcctggctggtggtggcagcatctcgacagggtaccttcccttatactctgtctcccagagatgcttcaccgctaattgtgcgttttcaaaccacctcttcttctcttcgtcgccatgaagaacccactcttgcctgaaccatccccacttgcgatatggatcaaggatttgagccgcataatatgccggtggaaggtcagtatcttcagggaatcgattttgccaattcagctgctgattgttatagtactcaacgcactttaaccaagcagcatcagcgcagccttgaaggtacttccatgtaaagttgttatcgtcctcagtgtggatgtcgtggtagtgatccttcgtctcgcttatctcccggagaaggcagtccaaagttgaaaaccagtccgcaagtgacgtcttcttaccttcagaaagcaaagttgcagcatagaagtctttgagagcgagttcaatcttttcaagctcaaaccagtgctgtccatcaagcttaaagttcgcgatccctacggagccctttccaggtacatgacgagccgagaagagctctaaacgttctcgaacatttaatgcacgtgtaatcgaataaaaccatgagttccagcgggtcgagttgttctggataagctcaagcccgtcgaattgcgaaagatctccgccgataataattgtagcaaactcctcacgccgttgtggagtaagcctgatgtatcgcaccaggttgtgaagacgacccaaacatccgaacttcttccagagctcttccaccttcgtatagtcgccacgttgatgatgcttctccagcttcgcaagatacttctcacagtttcgccccataaggaacgcctggcaacagaggttgatgacatggcccaagcaacgcagccggcgatgacgacgttgttttgacttcatccatgggcagagatccttgagtataaactcaacagcggtatcatttgccgaggcattatccagcataaagtatccaatctgatctccgctaatgtcgtattcttccagcaattcaaggaccaccgatccaagattctctccagtatgttcgccgtatatacgtcgcatacctaaagcggtaacacgtcgcatgccggtagtatcaatccacatagcgacgacgcctaggatagcgtaagggtttggtgaagtccagagatcaaaggagatagagatcctactccgtgaatggtgtaggtcctccctaagctgttgcttcttcgatatgaatgcattcattacccagcttcggatagtcttcgcagccttcgggaggtggttgagtagtgccggatttaaaaagaggagtagttcacgaaagtactggttctctaattgaaagaaggcgatatggcagtacacaatccaacgaattagaagctctttaaacttctctactgactccttccagaaaaagatgctggaagcagccccatccttttgctggtcgattatagacttccgtacagaaccctttcgcttgatgccactctggggatcaatctggtgcttctgttccaggtgattccggatcctagaagtgccattgatgacaaacaactcttgcttgctcttcccaaccctgcactcatggcagtaatacacctctttcttatcgctatctcgaatgtattggagtccgtacttccagatgtgtgatgtaccttgacggaaatccttccttgcaattattgcacgtttcacgtacgtgataccgccctgcacgaactcatctggagattcgtgatattgaatagg from Pyrenophora tritici-repentis strain M4 chromosome 8, whole genome shotgun sequence includes the following:
- a CDS encoding RecQ, Superfamily II DNA helicase, coding for MSKPSIECQYFEHVPEHSVAACRECRYAVWPDQIEGHLQKQHKVSYKEAEAVGQQVRSWAGLVQYPSELEVPTGAPKPVRQLPVYTDGMLCQFDSSCCYYVARSKEAIRKHWRKDHQGWSAGKKRGRPSRTRQKSVQAHMDKGYRLVHCQRLFSSRHGSQYFEVQAPSQDGEGPEIVPVDGAAAWARVGEQMAKAWADIEKRAQTTIQEGERDEVNPWLERTQWLPYLVGMERPDLLACIEEPVAEPDARQEQQAEPVEAAIWAAMDGLARFSQASIIDRIGVFIRLEAIRTEMHQTRFQPLQPYMDKNAIVKHTRPWQQMLMFFARTQKEHGWKSPKYRFTRRQREAWEVLIEQAKRSIEGDEEDEAEDMDEEREELDEEMMDDIDEAIEVAEEEPGQGEGPEPKKLSKIQKACLEFCIALLNHRITRREYDSPLVCALAVLGVKEDGWKGPEQYPPILSAVIKIARFMVVQKGLEMSGPEEDSGDETDDDLDDSAYESGPSQRRRPKGCLQLVQKMMDRFMVRGSHSPMQWMLDLRTYGLKIHYNTTTRGHVEWTNGDELLYKELHFSMAQFRGMVHGLASESRRLLTEELMFSSKAAPVPAVPWESIRDNPTDERPGWNFLKDHRTNMPVNGERWLFERVGESASIRSRFMKPGTQSGVDRQAIERYMDRVVEFREKLAVLMHITGGQPARGPELLSDGMVVFVTRYHKGYKVSGDVKIIHRYLPREVGELVVWYMWLVLPFQQRLEALVWEKEAVSSHMWPADPSGRKWTTDRLREALKRESRIAMGQEWTFAGYREMAIGISRRFLRGSTAFQADEGEENKEWAEEQAGDSIADEQAGHTSHVAGLVYARGIMEQSGAVADRRQQFRASSTDWHRFLGFQAGLDDQRRSSKRKRAPFESEADEARVDRWQRLRKMDARAQLKRMMGEEAKFRGVQEAAIKAITAGESKSLLFMLPAWAEQGGTTVVVVPLIALRGDMAQRCKKLGISCVEWQSRRPPDAAAVVLVTPESAVGEEFATFLNRLRATRQLDRIIIDECHIVLNRQYTFRKQMQQLGKLVAVETQMVMLTATLPPSEEDELFRRMHFERGQVRMFRAPTARSNIAYRVVRVEKERKRQEVEATVLAMVQQKVRKYKSGKIVVYGNSVPKVKGLAEKLKCHAYHHHAVGKASMLEEFMGGKQRVIVATSALGMGVDVPDIRCIVHMDWPFSVLDYAQESGRAGRDGERSEAIMMVQDGEQRAADDKQGEAEQRRGGDM